Proteins found in one Synergistaceae bacterium genomic segment:
- a CDS encoding methyl-accepting chemotaxis protein yields the protein MWKNFKIRSKLLIGFGLLLVVFLGAVVVTWRSLETVRRGNEELAQAIVPIMRETSNLEQSTYEFLLSFRRMQYEQTEASFADVKAKEAVVQKNIDVILAFGMTHPTLYSIKYVQDKFVESYKDFADSVNKTIVAIRKKKERDLAAKDHGNEMTKITSEITTSYAEAATDTVITLDASKIEENISGFQKSMNILVGIQTLRLDMLRATSTNNARMMEEAHKEIPSFEKDFAALRDVSGNAKSITLLNQAIKATQNYAASLRDVAQGQKVFEEENNICSSLEQVMNRESLNAFDIAWERVATISSESVVNLASATMILLLSAAISLILGILIAILISRDISRPLFTIVTLAKRAEEGDLTIERKEFGYEGKDELGELADAISSMLDKQKDSTQQVVDLVGDLSTSANSLSAISEKTNTSMEEIKTSIEHVAASSENNSAALEECNAGIEEMSAGADAVAQSATNSAAFISQITNTSNKAIQMVNNVIVGMRNVNVNAKKSENKTRQLVVSVENVNSFVSVITGIADQTNLLALNAAIEAARAGEVGRGFAVVAEEVRKLAEGSARAARNVNGIIAELQSNAQESINATAEAGRMLMETLTQAEQTQGDLNEALQEMNKANDSIQNIAAVAEEQAASSREVAIAINSATKSTIEMVEDLSNIRRATEDTVQSARSVAEHSEAMSEHSQVLTEVLSYFTLSTSTASSMASSMASSGKTKALPAPRAKTPKGLHDEKRKTELYDEQKKIGLHDEKRKIGLYDEKRKIGLHDEKRKIGLHDEKRKIGLHDEKRKTRYPLH from the coding sequence ATGTGGAAAAATTTTAAAATCCGTTCTAAGTTGTTAATAGGGTTTGGGTTGCTCTTGGTTGTGTTTCTTGGAGCTGTCGTTGTGACGTGGAGAAGTTTAGAGACTGTCAGAAGGGGTAATGAAGAACTAGCACAGGCTATCGTTCCTATCATGCGAGAAACATCGAATCTGGAACAATCCACTTATGAGTTTTTGCTTTCTTTTCGTCGGATGCAGTACGAGCAAACGGAAGCAAGTTTTGCGGATGTGAAGGCGAAAGAGGCGGTCGTTCAGAAGAATATCGACGTCATTCTCGCCTTCGGCATGACTCATCCGACCCTCTACTCCATAAAATACGTTCAAGATAAATTTGTGGAATCTTACAAGGACTTCGCGGATTCCGTCAATAAAACTATAGTCGCCATCAGAAAAAAGAAGGAGCGCGACCTTGCCGCTAAGGATCATGGGAATGAGATGACCAAAATTACCAGCGAAATAACAACGTCTTATGCAGAGGCCGCCACAGACACGGTGATAACCCTTGACGCGAGCAAGATCGAAGAGAATATTAGCGGCTTCCAGAAGAGTATGAACATTTTGGTCGGAATTCAAACTCTGCGCCTCGATATGCTGAGAGCGACGAGCACCAACAATGCTCGCATGATGGAGGAAGCGCATAAGGAAATTCCGTCTTTCGAAAAGGATTTTGCCGCTTTGCGGGACGTCAGCGGCAACGCCAAAAGCATAACTCTGCTGAATCAGGCGATCAAGGCGACCCAAAATTACGCGGCCAGTCTAAGAGATGTAGCGCAGGGCCAGAAGGTTTTTGAAGAAGAAAACAATATCTGCAGTTCTCTCGAACAGGTTATGAACAGAGAAAGTTTAAACGCTTTCGACATCGCGTGGGAGCGCGTGGCGACTATCTCATCAGAGAGCGTCGTCAATTTGGCAAGCGCCACTATGATTTTGCTCCTATCAGCGGCGATATCCCTTATTTTGGGAATCTTGATCGCGATTCTCATTTCTCGTGATATCTCCAGGCCTCTTTTCACCATCGTCACACTGGCTAAGCGCGCTGAAGAAGGCGATTTGACCATCGAGCGGAAGGAATTTGGCTATGAAGGCAAGGACGAACTGGGAGAATTGGCGGACGCCATTTCTAGTATGCTCGACAAACAAAAAGATAGTACGCAGCAAGTCGTAGATCTGGTGGGCGACCTTTCCACGAGCGCTAACAGTTTGTCGGCCATTTCCGAGAAGACAAACACCTCCATGGAAGAAATCAAGACATCCATCGAGCATGTTGCCGCTTCGAGTGAAAACAACAGCGCCGCGCTGGAGGAATGTAACGCCGGCATAGAGGAGATGAGCGCCGGGGCCGATGCCGTGGCTCAATCGGCAACAAACAGCGCCGCGTTTATTTCTCAGATCACCAACACCTCCAACAAAGCCATTCAAATGGTGAACAACGTCATCGTGGGTATGCGCAATGTAAACGTCAACGCCAAGAAAAGCGAAAACAAAACGCGACAATTAGTCGTCTCCGTCGAAAACGTCAACAGTTTTGTGTCGGTCATTACCGGCATCGCGGATCAGACGAATTTGTTGGCTCTAAACGCGGCTATCGAAGCGGCGCGGGCTGGCGAAGTGGGGCGAGGCTTTGCGGTCGTCGCTGAAGAGGTGCGCAAACTGGCGGAGGGATCAGCGCGAGCGGCCCGGAATGTGAACGGGATTATCGCGGAGCTCCAGAGCAACGCCCAAGAAAGCATCAACGCTACCGCCGAAGCGGGCCGGATGTTGATGGAAACCCTTACTCAGGCGGAACAGACGCAAGGTGACTTGAATGAAGCTCTTCAGGAGATGAACAAAGCCAATGACTCCATCCAGAACATCGCTGCCGTAGCGGAAGAACAAGCGGCCTCCAGTAGGGAAGTAGCGATAGCTATCAACAGCGCCACCAAATCTACAATAGAAATGGTGGAAGACCTTTCCAACATTCGTCGGGCAACGGAAGACACGGTTCAGTCCGCCCGAAGCGTGGCGGAACATTCCGAAGCTATGAGCGAACACTCTCAGGTCTTGACCGAGGTTCTTTCCTACTTTACGCTCTCTACCTCCACGGCTTCTTCCATGGCTTCTTCCATGGCTTCTTCCGGCAAGACCAAGGCCCTCCCCGCTCCAAGAGCTAAAACTCCGAAAGGGTTACACGATGAAAAAAGGAAAACGGAGTTATACGATGAACAAAAGAAAATAGGGTTACATGATGAAAAAAGGAAAATAGGGTTATACGATGAAAAAAGGAAAATAGGGTTACATGATGAAAAAAGGAAAATAGGGTTACACGATGAAAAAAGGAAAATAGGATTACACGATGAAAAAAGGAAAACGCGCTATCCCTTACATTGA
- the uxaC gene encoding glucuronate isomerase — MKTFLDENFLLPNEAAERLYNEYAKNMPIFDYHSHLPIQQIEDDVNFENLTQVWLYGDHYKWRAMRACGVPERLISGIPEAAPDYERFAAWAETTPQTICNPLYQWSHLELRRYFGINELLSPATAKKIYEQCSEMLKQPEFSVRSIIKRSNVSVICTTDDPVDDLNCHARLASQEWGCKIYPAWRPDKALAAHDAPAVNAWMDKLEAAWGHDISSYFNLLEALESRHQHFEIRGCKLSDYGIERPYAVPYTDADVAVSFEKLRRGQSLTGDELEQYRSSLLYEMLKMDARANWTQQLHFGAKRNNNSRAFGLCGPDTGYDTIGQFSIGEALVTLLDRLESEGCLARTIVYVLNPSDNDMVASIVGSFMDGRTPGKMQFGTAWWYNDNKDGMNRQLSALSNIGLISRFVGMLTDSRSFLSYPRHEYFRRLLCAKLGAEMEAGELPGDFDLVGGIVRNICFNNAVNYFGMPLPK; from the coding sequence GTGAAAACATTTTTGGACGAAAATTTTCTGTTGCCCAACGAGGCGGCGGAGCGGCTCTACAACGAGTACGCTAAAAATATGCCGATATTCGACTATCACTCACACCTGCCCATCCAGCAGATCGAGGACGACGTGAACTTCGAGAACCTGACGCAGGTATGGCTCTATGGCGACCATTACAAGTGGCGCGCCATGAGAGCCTGTGGTGTCCCCGAACGTTTAATCTCAGGTATCCCGGAGGCAGCGCCCGACTACGAACGTTTCGCGGCTTGGGCGGAAACGACGCCCCAAACTATTTGCAACCCGCTCTATCAATGGTCGCACCTGGAGCTGAGACGATATTTTGGGATAAACGAGCTTCTGTCCCCGGCGACGGCGAAAAAGATTTACGAACAATGCTCCGAAATGTTGAAGCAACCGGAATTTTCCGTTCGCTCCATCATTAAACGCAGCAACGTTTCGGTTATCTGCACCACGGATGATCCGGTGGACGATCTCAACTGCCACGCGCGCCTTGCCTCTCAAGAATGGGGCTGTAAAATTTACCCCGCTTGGAGGCCGGACAAGGCCCTAGCGGCACACGACGCTCCCGCCGTCAACGCGTGGATGGACAAGCTGGAGGCTGCGTGGGGACATGACATTTCTTCCTACTTCAACCTGCTGGAGGCCCTCGAAAGCCGTCACCAACACTTCGAGATCCGCGGCTGCAAACTATCGGACTATGGCATCGAGCGCCCTTACGCAGTTCCGTACACGGACGCGGACGTCGCGGTCTCATTTGAAAAACTCCGGAGGGGGCAATCTCTGACGGGTGACGAACTGGAACAGTACCGTTCTTCTCTGCTTTATGAAATGCTGAAAATGGACGCCCGCGCGAATTGGACGCAGCAATTGCACTTTGGGGCGAAGCGCAATAACAACTCGCGGGCTTTCGGTCTCTGCGGCCCGGATACAGGATACGACACCATCGGGCAGTTTTCCATAGGTGAGGCACTGGTCACGCTGCTGGATAGGCTGGAATCGGAGGGCTGCCTGGCTCGTACAATCGTTTACGTTCTGAACCCTAGCGACAACGACATGGTCGCCTCGATAGTGGGTTCGTTCATGGACGGTCGCACGCCTGGAAAAATGCAGTTTGGAACAGCCTGGTGGTACAACGACAATAAAGACGGCATGAATCGCCAACTCAGCGCTCTGTCCAACATCGGCCTGATTTCGCGATTTGTCGGGATGCTCACCGACTCGCGCAGCTTTCTTTCGTATCCGAGGCACGAGTATTTTCGCAGGCTGCTTTGCGCCAAACTCGGCGCGGA
- a CDS encoding TRAP transporter substrate-binding protein codes for MKKFVCIAVVSVFFAALGLVLCASPSMAASSVKLVYAEVNPADSLMGRTAQAFKEKVEELSKGSLVIDIQFSGVLGAENDVLDTMIGGGGTVDMSRIATYSLNSYGSKLMSLLSVPYTLSGREHFWKIARSELGAKLLNEATELKLGVKGLFYVEEGFRHFFFNSNIEGLANLAGKKIRVSNDPIMTGMVNGLKASPTVVSFNELYSSLSTKVVDGAEQPIVNYQSNSFFEVAPFMILDGHTLGCGEVLITDSAWDKLSDEHKAFIVEAGKYASEFNANLSAQIEKECIDSLKTAGVTFIEVKDLGEWQEACKDVIAQFSKGMEEDYKAILDMAK; via the coding sequence ATGAAGAAGTTTGTATGTATCGCTGTAGTGTCGGTGTTTTTTGCCGCTTTGGGCCTTGTTCTTTGCGCGAGTCCCAGCATGGCGGCGAGCAGCGTCAAGCTGGTCTACGCGGAGGTCAACCCAGCTGATTCTCTGATGGGCAGGACAGCTCAGGCGTTCAAGGAAAAGGTGGAGGAACTCTCCAAAGGGTCTCTCGTCATCGATATCCAGTTCAGCGGTGTTCTGGGCGCTGAGAACGACGTGCTTGACACCATGATTGGTGGAGGCGGCACAGTCGATATGTCTCGTATCGCGACGTACAGCCTGAACAGCTATGGCTCAAAGCTCATGTCTCTCCTGAGCGTTCCCTATACTCTTTCGGGGAGAGAGCATTTTTGGAAAATCGCGCGCAGCGAACTGGGCGCGAAACTGCTGAACGAGGCCACAGAACTCAAGCTCGGAGTCAAGGGACTTTTTTACGTTGAGGAGGGTTTCCGGCATTTCTTCTTTAACAGCAACATCGAAGGCCTCGCCAACTTGGCCGGCAAGAAGATCCGCGTATCCAACGACCCGATCATGACCGGCATGGTCAATGGTCTCAAAGCGTCTCCCACGGTGGTGTCGTTCAACGAACTCTATTCTTCGCTCTCCACGAAGGTGGTTGACGGCGCGGAACAGCCCATCGTCAATTATCAGAGTAACTCTTTCTTCGAGGTCGCGCCATTCATGATCCTGGACGGACACACTCTGGGCTGCGGTGAGGTCTTGATCACCGACAGCGCTTGGGATAAGCTCTCGGATGAGCACAAGGCTTTCATCGTCGAGGCCGGTAAATACGCCAGCGAATTCAACGCCAACCTTTCGGCGCAGATCGAGAAGGAATGCATAGACAGCTTGAAGACCGCAGGAGTTACCTTCATTGAGGTGAAAGACCTCGGCGAGTGGCAGGAAGCCTGTAAGGACGTCATCGCTCAATTCTCCAAAGGTATGGAGGAAGATTACAAAGCCATTCTCGACATGGCGAAATAA
- a CDS encoding LacI family transcriptional regulator: protein MTTKATLKDIAEAMGVTSTTVHRALKGKDGVSEKMRQTIRELAAKMGYRSNYLASALKRKSIRIAIVLPEPVDDNKYYYGRMWRGVRDFLAEVSEFPIAPIERTYSFVYGANGAALESLCQNHIGKLDGLITMGVDQGQSLYFVEKFIERGVPIVYVGSDISRGGRFCCVKSCDEMAGSLAAELLTAFHEDKTRRKVILLGHSGQLGMTDQIHNAAGFDAYIRENAPYLTLIQLRGAGHLEVCRELEQTLRSVEGVYAIYSCSARHTVYMLRVIEDLGMKGKLKLIGNDSFEESLNALERGELTAIIDKKIARQSYLAVKTLFDYIVKSEYPPSAQLQLKPEVILRSNLKKHFLSAVESPGNQLAHGEILSPNFKVR, encoded by the coding sequence ATGACGACAAAAGCGACACTAAAAGATATCGCTGAGGCAATGGGGGTAACGTCGACCACAGTACACCGCGCGTTGAAGGGCAAAGACGGCGTCAGTGAAAAGATGCGGCAAACCATTCGAGAATTGGCGGCGAAAATGGGATATCGCTCGAATTATCTTGCCTCCGCCTTGAAACGCAAGAGCATCCGTATAGCGATCGTTTTGCCTGAGCCGGTCGATGACAACAAGTATTACTATGGGCGGATGTGGAGGGGCGTCCGCGATTTTTTGGCTGAGGTGTCCGAGTTTCCGATCGCGCCCATAGAACGCACGTATTCGTTCGTTTATGGAGCGAACGGAGCGGCCTTAGAAAGTCTGTGTCAAAATCATATCGGTAAACTCGATGGTCTCATCACGATGGGCGTGGATCAGGGACAGTCGTTGTACTTTGTTGAAAAATTCATCGAGCGCGGCGTTCCCATCGTTTATGTCGGCAGCGACATTTCCAGAGGCGGCAGGTTTTGCTGCGTAAAATCATGCGACGAGATGGCGGGAAGCCTCGCAGCCGAACTCCTCACGGCGTTCCACGAGGACAAGACGCGAAGAAAAGTGATCCTCCTCGGCCATTCTGGTCAATTGGGGATGACGGATCAGATTCACAACGCGGCGGGTTTCGACGCTTATATTAGAGAGAACGCTCCTTATCTCACCTTGATTCAGCTTCGGGGCGCGGGTCACCTTGAGGTGTGCCGCGAGCTGGAGCAAACACTGCGGAGTGTGGAGGGCGTCTACGCCATCTATTCTTGCAGCGCGCGCCATACTGTCTATATGTTGCGGGTGATTGAAGATTTGGGGATGAAGGGTAAACTGAAACTCATCGGGAACGACAGTTTCGAAGAGAGTTTGAACGCGTTGGAAAGAGGAGAGCTGACGGCAATCATCGACAAAAAGATCGCGCGACAAAGTTACCTCGCTGTAAAAACCTTGTTTGATTATATTGTGAAGAGCGAATACCCCCCCAGCGCCCAACTTCAGCTGAAACCTGAGGTCATCCTGAGAAGCAATCTCAAAAAACACTTTCTTTCCGCCGTCGAGTCACCCGGCAATCAGCTCGCGCACGGCGAAATTCTCAGCCCGAATTTTAAAGTCAGATAA
- a CDS encoding TRAP transporter large permease, producing MSPENVAILILIGGFLLMVLLRFPIAYAVGISSALCLLYLGKPVSVVCQQMVKGVNSFSLMAVPFFITMGILMGSGGISEKLIALADAIVGWMRGGLAMVNIVASYFFGGISGSAAADTASLGSILIPMMVDQGYDADFSTAVTITSSCEGLLVPPSHNMVIYATTAGGISVGSLFLAGYIPGAVLAISLMIGSYIISVKRNYPKGSKFSLMNFIKQACKSFWALAAVVIVVVGVVCGWFTATESAAIAVIYSLFVSLFIYKGLDMKGVWHALGECVDTLSIVLVLIATSCVFGYCLTLLHVPEIAAKAITSVTTNKIMLALLINGILLVLGCIMDMAPIILIATPILLPLATSIGIHPIQFGIIIVLNCGIGLLTPPVGAVLFIGSAVAHLPMEKVVKATLPFYLCMIVALLLVTFIPGISMFLPNLLR from the coding sequence ATGAGTCCTGAAAACGTCGCCATTTTGATTTTGATCGGTGGGTTTCTCCTTATGGTTTTGCTGCGTTTTCCCATCGCTTACGCGGTCGGAATCTCGTCCGCCCTGTGCCTCCTATACCTCGGCAAACCCGTCTCCGTTGTCTGCCAGCAGATGGTAAAAGGGGTCAATTCGTTCAGCTTGATGGCCGTTCCCTTCTTTATAACTATGGGGATTCTCATGGGATCGGGAGGTATTTCGGAAAAACTGATCGCGCTGGCCGACGCCATCGTTGGATGGATGCGCGGAGGCTTGGCGATGGTGAACATCGTGGCCTCGTATTTCTTTGGCGGAATCTCCGGGTCCGCCGCGGCCGATACTGCGTCTTTGGGTTCCATCCTGATCCCCATGATGGTCGATCAGGGGTATGACGCCGATTTTTCCACAGCGGTCACCATCACGTCGTCCTGCGAGGGGCTTTTGGTGCCTCCCAGCCACAACATGGTGATTTACGCCACCACAGCCGGAGGGATCTCGGTGGGCAGCCTCTTCCTGGCGGGGTATATTCCGGGCGCGGTCCTGGCAATTTCACTGATGATCGGTTCGTATATCATTTCAGTGAAGCGAAACTACCCGAAGGGCTCGAAATTCAGTCTGATGAACTTCATCAAACAGGCGTGCAAATCGTTCTGGGCTCTAGCTGCGGTGGTAATCGTGGTTGTCGGAGTGGTGTGCGGATGGTTCACCGCGACGGAATCGGCCGCAATCGCTGTTATCTACAGCCTTTTCGTCAGCCTTTTCATATACAAGGGACTCGACATGAAGGGTGTCTGGCACGCTCTAGGTGAATGTGTGGACACACTCTCCATCGTGCTGGTTTTGATCGCCACGTCCTGCGTCTTCGGTTACTGTCTCACGCTCCTGCACGTGCCGGAAATAGCGGCCAAGGCCATCACCAGCGTGACAACGAACAAGATCATGCTAGCGTTGTTGATAAACGGTATTTTGCTGGTGTTGGGCTGCATTATGGACATGGCGCCCATCATCTTGATCGCCACGCCGATATTGTTGCCGCTTGCCACGTCGATCGGCATTCACCCCATTCAATTCGGCATCATCATCGTACTCAACTGCGGAATCGGCCTTTTGACTCCGCCGGTGGGGGCGGTGTTGTTTATCGGCTCCGCCGTCGCTCACCTGCCGATGGAGAAAGTCGTCAAAGCGACGCTGCCGTTTTATCTTTGCATGATCGTAGCCCTGCTGCTAGTCACGTTCATCCCCGGAATCAGCATGTTTTTGCCAAATCTTTTGAGATAA
- a CDS encoding TRAP transporter small permease, which produces MYRRSTKGENAVASFIQKIDRAKPFFDAAHRTVMLFCKFLLVTDILITSMAVLGRYVSFIPDPAWSEEIVLTCMIYMAVVSASMALRRNAHIRMTALDIYLPVRVVQTLDVVADLAVSAFSVMMLVAGWKYCTGLGSKAFYTSMPTLSKFWLYFPIPLAGVCMLVFEAEILCRHIGAFFVKEVSKNES; this is translated from the coding sequence ATGTATCGACGATCGACGAAAGGAGAAAACGCCGTGGCGTCCTTTATTCAAAAGATCGACCGCGCAAAGCCGTTTTTCGACGCAGCGCACAGAACCGTTATGTTATTCTGCAAATTCCTGCTGGTGACGGATATTCTGATCACTTCCATGGCGGTGCTGGGACGGTACGTTTCTTTCATTCCCGACCCGGCCTGGAGTGAGGAGATTGTATTGACCTGCATGATTTACATGGCCGTCGTCAGCGCGTCCATGGCCCTGAGACGTAACGCCCACATCCGCATGACCGCCCTCGATATCTACTTGCCCGTGAGAGTCGTGCAAACCCTCGACGTAGTGGCCGACCTCGCCGTATCCGCGTTTTCCGTCATGATGCTCGTAGCGGGTTGGAAGTACTGCACGGGTCTGGGCAGTAAGGCTTTCTATACGAGTATGCCCACGCTGTCCAAGTTTTGGCTGTACTTTCCCATTCCACTAGCCGGCGTCTGTATGCTCGTTTTTGAGGCGGAAATCCTGTGCCGTCATATTGGGGCTTTTTTTGTGAAGGAGGTATCGAAGAATGAGTCCTGA